Proteins from a single region of Elusimicrobiota bacterium:
- a CDS encoding methyltransferase domain-containing protein, which produces MMPRMSSKSSSARVRAAVTELEQFLGQRLKPRLKNGVDEFGRLLRRDLLSGKGLLKYDADSPLSYVAAMLSNRAVAAVMPSSKYIVNRVLRSLAEVSPRVVVEYGPAEGVMTRRILDLMPKDGRLFCVELNEPFVRALVQKVRDPRLVAVHGDVLQIDRILRAHGIEQADAIVSGIPFSFLSPRERHELAAKTRALLRPGGRFIAYQCTTHLFPVLKTHFRRFETELELRNLPPHFVFTAYR; this is translated from the coding sequence ATGATGCCCCGGATGTCGTCGAAGAGCTCCTCCGCGCGCGTCCGCGCGGCCGTGACGGAGCTCGAGCAGTTCCTCGGCCAGCGGCTGAAGCCGCGCCTGAAGAACGGCGTCGATGAGTTCGGCCGCCTGCTCCGCCGCGACCTCCTCTCGGGCAAGGGCCTGCTCAAGTACGACGCGGACAGCCCGCTCTCCTACGTCGCCGCGATGCTCTCGAACCGGGCCGTCGCCGCGGTCATGCCGAGCTCCAAGTACATCGTCAACCGCGTCCTGCGCTCGCTCGCCGAGGTCTCCCCGCGCGTCGTCGTCGAGTACGGGCCGGCCGAGGGCGTGATGACCCGGCGCATCCTCGACCTCATGCCGAAGGACGGCCGCCTCTTCTGCGTCGAGCTCAACGAGCCCTTCGTCCGCGCGCTCGTGCAGAAGGTCCGCGACCCCCGCCTCGTCGCCGTGCACGGCGACGTCCTTCAGATCGACCGCATCCTCCGCGCGCACGGCATCGAGCAGGCCGACGCGATCGTCTCGGGGATTCCCTTCAGCTTCCTCTCCCCCCGCGAACGTCACGAGCTCGCCGCGAAGACGCGCGCGCTCCTGCGGCCCGGAGGGCGCTTCATCGCCTACCAGTGCACGACCCACCTCTTCCCGGTGCTCAAGACCCACTTCCGCCGCTTCGAGACCGAGCTCGAGCTGCGCAACCTCCCGCCGCACTTCGTGTTCACGGCGTACCGGTAG
- the gmk gene encoding guanylate kinase, which produces MPKGFLLIISAPSGAGKSTVCRRLRRRDPSLGYSVSCTTREPRRGEVDGRHYRFLRVAEFRRLLRKREFLEWANVHGNYYGTPRGPIDKAVAAGRVVLADIDVQGAEQVRRRLRENVAVFLFPPSWRTLERRLLRRRDTDRATIERRMLNARREMRAAPRYDYWVVNDRLPDAVRRIESVIAAERLRAGRRSAPNGFLKRR; this is translated from the coding sequence ATGCCGAAAGGATTCCTGCTGATCATCTCTGCGCCGTCCGGAGCGGGAAAGTCGACCGTCTGCCGGCGGCTGCGCCGGCGCGACCCTTCGCTCGGATATTCGGTCTCCTGCACGACGCGCGAGCCACGGCGCGGGGAGGTCGACGGACGGCACTACCGCTTCCTGCGCGTCGCCGAGTTCCGGCGGCTCCTGCGCAAGCGCGAGTTCCTCGAGTGGGCCAACGTGCACGGCAACTACTACGGCACGCCCCGCGGTCCCATCGACAAGGCGGTCGCGGCCGGCCGCGTCGTCCTCGCCGACATCGACGTGCAGGGGGCCGAGCAGGTGCGCCGCCGCCTGCGCGAGAACGTCGCCGTGTTCCTCTTCCCTCCCTCGTGGAGGACGCTCGAGCGGCGCCTGCTGCGCCGGCGCGACACCGACCGCGCGACCATCGAGCGGCGGATGCTCAACGCGCGCCGCGAGATGCGCGCCGCGCCGCGCTACGATTACTGGGTGGTCAACGACCGCCTGCCGGATGCCGTACGGCGGATCGAGTCCGTCATCGCCGCGGAACGGCTGCGCGCCGGACGCCGGAGCGCGCCGAACGGATTCTTGAAACGACGCTGA
- a CDS encoding uracil-DNA glycosylase, protein MAQVRLSALVRELRARVEVLEDSDWSPAVPPSSAAGRPASVSSTAAPAAVASASTAADPGVEHRFALLRESVLACRKCPLGAQRLNPAFGVGDVHARVLFVGEGPGFEEDRRGEPFVGKAGQLLDRILAAIGLSRETVYIANVVKCHPMADPSDPSKRGNDRPPSPEETEACRGYLEEQIRLIRPRAMVALGASAAKALLRTTDGITRLRGTWREYRLPEGGESIPVMPTYHPAALLRDESLKRDAWEDMKALKKLLEAAP, encoded by the coding sequence ATGGCGCAGGTCCGCCTCTCCGCGCTCGTCCGCGAGCTCCGTGCGCGCGTCGAAGTCCTCGAGGACTCCGACTGGTCGCCGGCCGTCCCGCCGTCTTCCGCGGCGGGACGGCCGGCGTCTGTTTCTTCGACGGCGGCGCCCGCCGCCGTCGCGTCTGCGTCGACGGCGGCTGATCCCGGCGTCGAACACCGATTCGCGCTCCTGCGCGAATCGGTGCTTGCGTGCAGGAAGTGCCCGCTCGGCGCCCAGCGCCTGAACCCCGCCTTCGGAGTCGGCGACGTCCATGCCCGCGTGCTGTTCGTGGGAGAAGGCCCCGGCTTCGAAGAGGACCGCCGCGGCGAGCCCTTCGTCGGGAAGGCCGGACAGCTCCTCGACCGCATCCTGGCCGCGATCGGGCTCTCCCGGGAGACCGTCTACATCGCCAACGTCGTGAAGTGTCATCCGATGGCGGACCCTTCCGACCCCTCCAAGCGCGGCAACGACCGACCGCCCTCTCCCGAGGAGACGGAGGCCTGCCGCGGCTATCTCGAGGAACAGATCCGCCTCATCCGCCCGCGCGCGATGGTCGCCCTCGGGGCCTCCGCCGCGAAGGCGCTGCTGCGCACGACCGACGGGATCACGCGTCTGCGAGGGACCTGGCGCGAGTACCGCCTCCCCGAGGGCGGCGAGAGCATCCCGGTCATGCCGACCTACCACCCCGCCGCGCTGCTGCGCGACGAGTCTCTCAAGCGCGACGCCTGGGAAGACATGAAGGCCCTCAAGAAGCTCCTGGAGGCCGCGCCATGA